In the genome of Desulfuromonas sp. DDH964, one region contains:
- a CDS encoding zinc ribbon domain-containing protein YjdM, with product MSELPPCPECGSPYTYEDGPLYVCPECSHEWAITGEMAASEEEGRPSRDANGNLLADGDTVTVIKDLKIKGSSAVVKVGTKVRNIRLVEGDHDIDCKIDGIGAMKLKSEFVRKV from the coding sequence ATGAGTGAGCTCCCCCCCTGCCCCGAGTGCGGTTCGCCCTACACCTACGAGGACGGACCCCTCTATGTCTGTCCGGAATGTTCACACGAATGGGCGATAACCGGGGAGATGGCCGCGTCGGAAGAAGAGGGTCGTCCCAGTCGGGATGCCAACGGCAACCTGCTCGCCGACGGCGATACGGTGACGGTGATCAAGGACCTCAAGATCAAGGGTTCTTCGGCGGTGGTGAAAGTGGGGACCAAGGTCAGGAATATCCGCCTGGTCGAAGGCGATCACGACATCGACTGCAAGATCGACGGCATCGGCGCCATGAAGCTGAAATCGGAGTTTGTCAGGAAGGTTTGA